From Eremothecium sinecaudum strain ATCC 58844 chromosome V, complete sequence, a single genomic window includes:
- the DMO2 gene encoding Dmo2p (Syntenic homolog of Ashbya gossypii ACR195W; Syntenic homolog of Saccharomyces cerevisiae YDL157C): protein MSSNSNILSIINPPPPRDISNEEAGDCLPCQVMSTAFSLGFGAYLLSGRAFEYNAKDRAKGISPETFAKQNPKWWQYSVKGIGGSLIMLGLIRGTEGWLWNKSKVYKPVSFES from the coding sequence ATGAGTAGTAATAGCAACATTCTATCCATTATAAACCCTCCGCCACCACGTGATATCTCCAATGAAGAAGCGGGAGACTGCTTACCATGCCAAGTTATGAGTACCGCTTTCTCATTGGGGTTTGGTGCGTACCTTCTCAGTGGCAGAGCCTTTGAGTATAATGCAAAAGATCGAGCTAAGGGCATATCGCCAGAAACATTTGCCAAACAAAATCCAAAGTGGTGGCAGTACTCTGTAAAGGGTATTGGTGGTTCTTTAATTATGTTAGGACTTATTAGAGGAACGGAAGGCTGGCTTTGGAACAAAAGTAAAGTCTACAAACCAGTATCCTTTGAAAGTTAG
- the STE7 gene encoding mitogen-activated protein kinase kinase STE7 (Syntenic homolog of Ashbya gossypii ACR196C; Syntenic homolog of Saccharomyces cerevisiae YDL159W (STE7)): MNQQNIFQPKSLKRKNLKRLQLDHGGESFAVGGCDGVGVVSGDKKNALVGSKVTLHMKRLNRPLSLDIERASVKSKVVIAQPSPTASEHSVNSLSPVTPDPVKCAMLDESFANNFSRLSIFEDGKKDIQLEDLVQLGKIGAGNSGTVVKTLHVPDSRIIAKKSIPVENSELVKNQLMRELTIMKNVKEHDNIVGFYGAYYTSITNHEIIILMEYMDCGSLDKISGTYKRACNRNKEPINYSTSWFTELSLSKISYAILKGLSYLHREYKIIHRDIKPSNILINSKGCVKICDFGVSKKMIDSIADTFVGTSTYMSPERIQGSCYSTKGDVWSLGLMIIELVTGEFPLGGHNDTPEGILDLLQRIVNESPPSLPASAGLSADIIDFVNCCCVKDERNRSSLTELMKHNYIMKYTNNSDYQRKFRRWCKKIKKMIKEDKMYQREEIEKAKIVNRQLERSAQAAAAARCGGR; this comes from the coding sequence ATGAACCAGCAAAATATCTTTCAGCCTAAGAGCCTAAAGAGAAAGAACCTCAAGAGGCTGCAGCTGGACCATGGGGGTGAGAGCTTTGCAGTTGGTGGATGTGATGGGGTTGGAGTTGTTAGTGGGGATAAGAAGAACGCCTTAGTTGGAAGTAAGGTCACATTACATATGAAGCGATTGAATAGGCCCTTAAGCCTGGACATTGAGCGCGCCAGTGTGAAGTCGAAGGTGGTAATTGCGCAACCAAGCCCAACTGCTTCTGAGCACTCTGTCAACAGTCTTAGTCCAGTCACTCCAGATCCTGTTAAATGTGCTATGTTAGATGAGAGCTTTGCGAATAATTTTTCTAGGTTATCGATATTCGAAGATGGAAAGAAGGACATACAGTTGGAGGACTTGGTACAGCTGGGCAAGATCGGTGCGGGGAACTCTGGGACCGTGGTGAAGACACTACATGTACCGGACTCACGGATCATTGCGAAGAAGTCGATTCCGGTGGAAAATAGTGAGCTTGTGAAAAACCAGCTTATGCGGGAACTCACCATCATGAAGAATGTTAAGGAACACGATAATATTGTGGGATTCTATGGCGCTTATTATACCTCGATTACGAATCATGaaattattattttaatgGAATACATGGATTGTGGGTCTCTTGACAAGATCTCAGGGACGTATAAACGAGCTTGCAATAGAAATAAGGAACCCATCAATTACTCTACTTCTTGGTTCACAGAGTTATCTCTTTCGAAAATCTCGTATGCGATTCTAAAGGGTCTATCATACTTACACCGAGAATACAAGATTATACATAGAGACATCAAGCCTTCCAATATTTTGATCAATTCTAAAGGTTGTGTAAAAATCTGTGATTTTGGCGTCTCCAAGAAGATGATTGATTCAATTGCAGACACATTTGTTGGGACTTCTACTTATATGTCACCAGAGCGTATCCAAGGGAGCTGTTATTCTACGAAAGGTGATGTTTGGTCTTTGGGACTGATGATAATAGAATTAGTAACAGGAGAGTTTCCGTTAGGCGGACATAACGATACACCAGAGGGTATTCTGGATTTACTACAGCGTATAGTGAACGAAAGTCCACCATCGTTGCCTGCTAGTGCTGGTCTATCCGCGGATATCATTGATTTCGTTAATTGTTGCTGTGTAAAGGACGAAAGGAACCGATCCTCGTTGACGGAACTTATGAAGCATAATTATATTATGAAATATACGAATAACAGTGACTATCAAAGGAAATTTAGACGTTGGTGTAAAAAGATCAAGAAGATGATTAAAGAAGATAAGATGTATCAACGAGAGGAGATCGAGAAAGCCAAGATAGTAAATAGGCAGCTAGAGAGGTCTGCCCAGGCAGCGGCAGCTGCGCGATGTGGTGGTCGATAA
- the DHH1 gene encoding DExD/H-box ATP-dependent RNA helicase DHH1 (Syntenic homolog of Ashbya gossypii ACR197W; Syntenic homolog of Saccharomyces cerevisiae YDL160C (DHH1)): MSEDDWKKQLNIPKKDTRPQTDDVLNTKGNTFENFYLKRELLMGIFEAGFEKPSPIQEEAIPIALTRRDILARAKNGTGKTAAFVIPTLELVKPKINSIQALIMVPTRELALQMSQVVRTLGKHCGVSCMVTTGGTNLRDDIMRLNEPVHILVGTPGRVLDLASRKLADLSECSLFIMDEADKMLSRDFKSLIEQILSFLPSSHQSLLFSATFPLTVKEFMVKHLNKPYEINLMDELTLKGITQYYAFVEERQKLHCLNTLFSKLQINQAIIFCNSTNRVELLAKKITDLGYSCYYSHARMKQPERNKVFHEFRQGKVRTLVCSDLLTRGIDIQAVNVVINFDFPKTAETYLHRIGRSGRFGHLGLAINLINWNDRFNLYKIEQELGTEIAAIPAQIDKSLYVAEDSTAVPVPFPIESLQDNTHQPMQAQVNQYANSVQQQIPPQQMQQQFIQQPQPGQQSYPAQMYQQGIPSQQYVQPQY, encoded by the coding sequence ATGAGTGAGGACGATTGGAAGAAGCAGCTAAACATCCCAAAGAAGGATACGAGGCCCCAGACTGATGATGTGTTGAATACTAAGGGGAACACGTTTGAAAACTTTTATTTGAAGCGTGAATTGTTGATGGGGATCTTTGAAGCTGGATTTGAGAAGCCATCTCCGATTCAAGAGGAGGCGATTCCCATTGCGTTAACTAGAAGGGATATTTTGGCACGTGCCAAGAATGGTACTGGCAAAACGGCAGCGTTTGTTATTCCAACGTTGGAGCTAGTGAAGCCTAAGATAAACAGTATTCAGGCATTGATAATGGTGCCAACAAGAGAACTGGCACTACAGATGTCTCAGGTAGTGCGTACGCTGGGTAAGCATTGTGGGGTGTCATGTATGGTTACCACTGGTGGGACTAATTTGCGAGATGATATTATGAGATTAAATGAGCCCGTTCATATTCTTGTTGGAACTCCTGGTAGAGTGTTGGATTTGGCTTCCCGTAAGCTTGCGGATCTGAGCGAGTGCTCATTGTTTATTATGGACGAAGCGGACAAAATGTTAAGTCGTGATTTTAAGTCTTTAATTGAGCAGATTCTATCTTTCCTACCTTCTAGCCACCAATCGCTATTGTTCAGTGCGACATTTCCGCTTACGGTGAAGGAATTTATGGTTAAACATTTGAACAAACCCTACGAGATCAACCTGATGGATGAATTGACTTTGAAGGGTATTACACAGTACTACGCGTTTGTAGAGGAGAGACAAAAGTTGCATTGTTTAAACACATTGTTTAGCAAGTTGCAGATTAACCAAGCTATTATCTTCTGTAATTCTACAAACAGGGTGGAGCTATTGGCGAAGAAAATTACGGATTTGGGTTATTCATGTTATTATTCTCACGCTAGAATGAAGCAACCAGAGAGAAACAAGGTTTTCCATGAATTTCGCCAAGGTAAGGTTCGTACGTTGGTTTGCTCGGATTTGTTGACGCGTGGTATTGATATTCAGGCTGTCAACGTAGTTATCAACTTTGACTTTCCAAAGACTGCTGAGACTTACCTCCATCGTATTGGTAGGTCTGGTAGATTTGGACATTTAGGTTTGGCTATTAATTTGATCAACTGGAACGACAGATTTAACTTGTATAAGATTGAACAAGAATTGGGCACTGAAATTGCCGCTATCCCTGCACAGATTGACAAATCATTGTATGTTGCAGAGGATAGTACCGCTGTCCCAGTTCCATTCCCTATAGAATCTTTGCAAGACAACACTCATCAACCCATGCAAGCACAAGTCAACCAGTACGCTAACTCCGTCCAGCAACAAATCCCACCTCAACAAatgcagcagcagtttATCCAACAGCCACAGCCTGGACAACAATCATATCCTGCTCAGATGTACCAGCAGGGAATTCCATCACAACAATATGTCCAACCACAGTATTAA
- the PNP1 gene encoding purine-nucleoside phosphorylase (Syntenic homolog of Ashbya gossypii ACR198W; Syntenic homolog of Saccharomyces cerevisiae YLR209C (PNP1)) codes for MTSFDITEYRAMIESAFQHLEDSIKAHFTKAAFHPRVLIVCGSGLGGICDKLQQTPPPLSIPFDKIPGCRTGTVKGHQSMLMLGYMKDVPVVLMKGRLHGYEGYTLQETTFLLRVLNRISTLNILITTNAAGSLEPSFNVGDIMCINDHINFPGLAGTNPLIGPNFDECGPRFLATTDAYDLELRQLLFRRHRELKINRNLHEGVYAHVFGPTYESRAESRLLRLMGGCSVGMSTIPEVLVARHCGWRVLALSLITNNCLLDPPTKATEPNADYSSSGKASHYEVLENSIKASTDVESLIEAVIQEL; via the coding sequence ATGACATCCTTTGACATTACAGAGTACCGCGCTATGATCGAAAGTGCATTCCAACATCTCGAGGATAGCATAAAAGCCCATTTTACTAAAGCTGCGTTCCACCCAAGAGTTCTCATTGTATGTGGTTCTGGATTAGGCGGAATATGTGATAAATTACAGCAAACGCCTCCTCCGCTTTCAATTCCCTTTGACAAGATTCCAGGATGTAGGACTGGCACTGTTAAAGGCCATCAAAGTATGTTAATGCTTGGTTACATGAAAGATGTTCCAGTTGTACTTATGAAAGGGAGATTGCATGGTTATGAAGGCTACACATTACAGGAAACAACATTCCTATTGCGTGTTTTGAATAGAATATCAACATTGAATATCCTTATCACCACTAATGCCGCGGGTTCATTAGAGCCTTCTTTTAATGTGGGGGATATAATGTGTATTAACGATCACATTAATTTCCCAGGCTTGGCAGGAACAAACCCACTTATCGGACCAAATTTTGATGAATGTGGACCAAGATTTCTTGCTACCACCGATGCGTATGATTTGGAATTGAGACAACTACTATTCCGCAGGCACAGGGAGCTTAAGATTAATCGTAATCTACACGAAGGTGTGTATGCCCACGTCTTTGGACCCACTTATGAGAGCCGCGCGGAATCTAGGCTTTTACGTCTCATGGGTGGCTGCTCTGTAGGTATGAGCACTATTCCAGAAGTACTTGTTGCCAGACATTGTGGCTGGAGGGTGCTGGCTCTGTCCTTAATAACCAATAACTGTCTTTTAGATCCGCCAACTAAAGCAACAGAGCCAAACGCTGATTATTCGTCTAGTGGGAAGGCATCTCACTACGAGGTGTTGGAAAACAGTATCAAAGCTTCAACTGACGTCGAATCTTTAATAGAAGCTGTTATTCAAGAGCTCTAA
- the SEC13 gene encoding GTPase-activating protein SEC13 (Syntenic homolog of Ashbya gossypii ACR199C; Syntenic homolog of Saccharomyces cerevisiae YLR208W (SEC13)), with protein sequence MVMISNFHTDLIHDAVLDYYGKRLATCSSDKTIQIFEVEGDSHKLVETLHGHEGPVWQVDWAHPKFGVILASCSYDGKVLIWKEENGRWSQIATYEVHSASVNSIKWAPHEYGPLLLCASSDGKFSVVEFKENGTTSPIIIDAHAIGVNSACWAPAIVDEDGQQQQLRRIVTGGADNLVKIWKYSPDSNTYLLEDTLSAHTDWVRDVAWSPSVLPRTYLATVSQDRTCIIWTQENNRGPWKKTYLREEKFPDVLWRASWSLSGNILALSGGDNKVTLWKENLEGKWEPAGEVEQ encoded by the coding sequence ATGGTGATGATCTCGAATTTTCATACGGATCTAATACATGATGCTGTGCTAGATTACTACGGCAAGAGATTAGCTACTTGTTCTTCAGATAAGACAATTCAGATCTTTGAAGTTGAAGGCGATTCTCATAAGTTAGTTGAAACATTACATGGGCATGAAGGGCCTGTTTGGCAAGTTGATTGGGCCCATCCTAAGTTTGGTGTTATTTTGGCTTCTTGTTCTTATGATGGCAAGGTTTTAATCTGGAAAGAAGAAAACGGTAGATGGTCACAAATTGCCACCTATGAGGTTCACTCTGCTTCAGTGAATTCAATTAAATGGGCTCCACATGAATATGGCCCGTTGCTACTATGTGCATCTAGTGATGGAAAGTTTTCTGTTGTAGAATTTAAAGAAAACGGTACTACGTCTCCCATAATTATTGACGCTCACGCAATTGGCGTAAACTCTGCATGCTGGGCACCTGCAATTGTGGACGAAGATGGTCAACAACAACAATTACGGAGGATTGTCACAGGTGGTGCTGATAATCTAGTGAAGATCTGGAAATATAGCCCTGATTCTAACACTTATCTGTTAGAAGACACTTTGTCTGCTCACACTGACTGGGTTAGAGACGTTGCTTGGTCTCCTTCAGTCTTGCCTCGTACATATCTGGCCACAGTATCCCAGGATCGCACGTGTATCATTTGGACCCAAGAAAATAACCGTGGTCCATGGAAAAAGACTTATCTAAGGGAAGAGAAATTCCCAGATGTGTTGTGGAGAGCTAGCTGGTCATTGTCTGGCAACATATTAGCATTATCTGGTGGGGATAACAAGGTGACTTTGTGGAAGGAGAACTTGGAGGGCAAGTGGGAACCTGCAGGGGAAGTTGAGCAGTGA
- a CDS encoding HEL029Wp (Syntenic homolog of Ashbya gossypii ACR199WA; Syntenic homolog of Saccharomyces cerevisiae YDR374W-A): MNNAVSKLLMQHISEVDPDIKVRGDAEKMLFGCMYQEMLVLLVEEAKQFAERDGSKRILATHLDEASSSLFGENI; encoded by the coding sequence ATGAATAATGCTGTCTCTAAGCTTCTCATGCAGCATATAAGTGAAGTGGACCCTGACATTAAGGTACGAGGGGATGCTGAGAAGATGTTATTTGGCTGCATGTATCAAGAAATGCTAGTATTGCTAGTCGAAGAGGCAAAACAATTTGCAGAACGGGATGGTAGTAAAAGAATACTAGCAACTCACCTCGATGAGGCGTCATCATCTTTATTTGGAGAAAATATATAG
- the BCS1 gene encoding bifunctional AAA family ATPase chaperone/translocase BCS1 (Syntenic homolog of Ashbya gossypii ACR200C; Syntenic homolog of Saccharomyces cerevisiae YDR375C (BCS1)) produces the protein MSDDKLPQIDLEKVKISTDGSMSGMAKGLFQQVMEGNPYFAAGGGLMILGTSLALMRRGINSVSRLLYHQMLVDLEIPSKDKSYLWFLQWMSQHPSRSSRHLAVETSYLQHNNGSVTTKIDFVPGPGNHLIRYKGAFMLVKRERSNQIANFSNGTPFETVKLTTLYRDRSLFTELLTEAKTLAVKAQTGKTVIYTSWASEWRPFGQPKAKRMLSSVIFDKGVKESIIADVKEFLQNGQWYHERGIPYRRGYLLYGPPGSGKTSFIQALAGELDYNICIMNLADSNLSDDRLNYLMNNLPERSIVLLEDIDAAFVKRTKSEEGFINGVTFSGLLNALDGVASSEEVITFMTTNHPEKLDPAVLRPGRIDFKVHVGNATPYQIEQIFLRFYPGETELCKIFVEEALELHIPLSPAQLQGLFVFNKSDPHSAIKMVGTLAHSGPALWDHGSAQQL, from the coding sequence ATGTCGGACGATAAGCTGCCTCAAATAGACCTGGAGAAGGTTAAAATCTCTACAGATGGCTCTATGTCAGGAATGGCAAAAGGACTATTCCAACAAGTCATGGAAGGAAATCCATATTTCGCAGCTGGTGGAGGTTTAATGATACTGGGAACCTCCCTAGCTCTCATGCGTAGAGGTATTAACAGCGTTAGTAGACTTTTATATCATCAGATGTTGGTTGATCTGGAAATTCCTTCCAAGGATAAATCATATTTATGGTTTTTGCAATGGATGTCACAGCATCCATCTAGATCATCAAGACATCTTGCAGTGGAAACAAGTTACTTACAGCATAACAATGGCTCTGTAACAACAAAAATTGACTTCGTGCCAGGGCCAGGGAACCATCTTATTAGGTATAAGGGAGCTTTTATGCTTGTAAAGCGTGAAAGGTCAAACCAAATCGCTAATTTCTCAAATGGGACTCCATTCGAAACCGTGAAACTTACCACCCTCTATAGGGATAGGAGCCTATTTACTGAACTGCTTACTGAAGCCAAAACTTTAGCTGTGAAGGCGCAGACAGGTAAAACTGTCATATATACATCGTGGGCTAGCGAGTGGAGACCCTTTGGACAACCGAAGGCCAAAAGAATGCTCTCCAGTGTCATCTTTGATAAGGGAGTGAAAGAGTCAATTATTGCTGATGTTAAGGAGTTTCTGCAAAATGGACAATGGTATCACGAGCGTGGAATTCCATATAGAAGGGGCTATTTACTCTATGGGCCACCAGGCAGTGGAAAAACTAGTTTTATTCAGGCATTGGCTGGTGAACTAGACTATAATATATGCATCATGAACCTTGCAGATAGTAACCTCAGCGACGATAGACTCAATTATCTGATGAACAACCTACCAGAGAGAAGTATAGTGCTGCTCGAGGACATCGATGCTGCGTTTGTCAAGAGGACCAAGTCAGAAGAAGGCTTTATTAATGGTGTGACATTTAGTGGTCTTCTAAATGCGCTGGATGGTGTTGCTTCCAGTGAAGAGGTCATTACCTTCATGACTACAAACCATCCTGAGAAATTAGATCCTGCTGTTCTACGTCCAGGACGTATCGATTTCAAGGTCCACGTCGGTAACGCAACACCATACCAAATAGAACAAATATTCTTAAGATTTTATCCTGGGGAAACTGAACTATGCAAAATATTTGTGGAGGAAGCACTTGAGCTGCACATTCCGCTGTCGCCTGCCCAACTGCAGGGTCTATTTGTTTTCAACAAGAGCGATCCACACAGCGCCATAAAAATGGTGGGGACTCTTGCACACTCTGGTCCGGCTCTTTGGGACCATGGTTCAGCACAACAATTGTAA
- the IAH1 gene encoding isoamyl acetate-hydrolyzing esterase (Syntenic homolog of Ashbya gossypii ACR201C; Syntenic homolog of Saccharomyces cerevisiae YOR126C (IAH1)) yields MDFERFLLFGDSITEMAFKSKIAGEDHPDEFTVGAGLTDVYARKMDIVLRGFSGYNSRWALKLLPRILRSERKIAIAYVFFGTNDAAIGGTQSVPLDEYKHNMSKLVEMLQEVDVKVILVSPALHDAENPEMLAEEDSRSNENNKLYRDALHEVGDKYDTGFVDLYSAFQRVGCTKWQELLSDGIHFTGKGYKVFFDELLSVIADKYPEYHPDNMPRICPDWTEVLADGSNL; encoded by the coding sequence ATGGATTTTGAGAGATTTTTATTGTTCGGTGATTCCATTACTGAAATGGCTTTTAAATCCAAAATAGCCGGTGAAGACCACCCAGATGAGTTCACGGTTGGAGCTGGTCTGACTGATGTATATGCACGTAAAATGGATATTGTTTTGCGCGGTTTCAGCGGCTATAATTCCCGTTGGGCATTGAAGTTGTTACCTAGGATCCTAAGATCAGAAAGGAAGATTGCAATTGCTTATGTTTTCTTCGGTACTAACGATGCAGCTATCGGTGGAACTCAATCAGTTCCATTGGATGAATATAAGCATAATATGAGCAAGTTAGTTGAGATGCTTCAAGAAGTTGATGTCAAGGTTATACTAGTGTCACCAGCTTTACATGATGCCGAGAACCCTGAGATGCTCGCTGAAGAAGACAGTAGAAGCAATGAAAATAACAAACTTTACAGGGATGCCTTGCATGAAGTTGGCGACAAGTACGATACAGGATTTGTTGATTTGTATTCTGCGTTCCAAAGAGTTGGCTGTACAAAATGGCAAGAACTATTAAGTGACGGTATACACTTCACAGGAAAGGGTTATAAGGTGTTCTTCGATGAATTACTCTCTGTAATTGCTGACAAATATCCGGAATATCACCCAGATAACATGCCACGGATATGTCCAGACTGGACCGAGGTCTTAGCAGATGGTTCTAATTTATGA
- the ARH1 gene encoding NADPH-adrenodoxin reductase (Syntenic homolog of Ashbya gossypii ACR202W; Syntenic homolog of Saccharomyces cerevisiae YDR376W (ARH1)) has translation MGRKTVYAMILRRFASSAIERKRISIIGSGPSGFYTAYHLLSKCQVPLDVWLWEALPTPFGLSRYGVAPDHPEVKNCEDTFTAIANRYAGDTQPGEHQFRFIGNVTVGRDLPLKSIIDNFDATILSYGCSGDNRLGIPGEETSSGVFTSREFVNWYNSHPHYAKESRLNDFDWTKVRRVGIIGNGNVSLDITRLLLTSNIDEIWGNTDINQNAIRLLQQAPIEEVRLIARRDFLHSKFTNKELRELWELEKYGIRGYIDPQFFTPSEWDLSGMERSIKRRIEMCEQYLKPFHERKGKSFTKYAPPSEGYSKRWVLDYLKTPLAINTGSNGLITSLSFCENTITKENRVISNNSKELSYEIDLLITSLGYRGQPLPDYSDLGIDFSRNRVACNAGGQVLNKSGNVIPGLFTSGWIRKGGNGVIMTTMMDSFNVGDAVMKYISQLPLKPRTATEVNLTGLNYTTWATWLKIDAIEKDNASNGQPRQKLQTVEEMLKV, from the coding sequence ATGGGAAGAAAGACGGTTTATGCTATGATTCTCCGAAGATTTGCTTCAAGCGCCATTGAACGTAAGCGGATTTCAATTATAGGGTCTGGCCCATCGGGAttttacactgcgtatCATTTGCTAAGTAAGTGCCAAGTTCCTTTAGATGTCTGGCTGTGGGAGGCCTTACCTACTCCGTTTGGTCTGTCTAGGTATGGAGTAGCTCCGGATCATCCAGAAGTCAAGAACTGTGAAGATACGTTTACAGCTATAGCTAACCGCTATGCCGGAGATACCCAACCAGGTGAACATCAGTTCCGGTTTATTGGTAACGTTACTGTTGGACGGGATTTACCTCTTAAATCTATTATTGACAATTTCGATGCTACAATACTAAGCTACGGATGTTCTGGGGATAACCGTCTTGGTATACCAGGGGAGGAAACTAGTAGCGGGGTTTTCACTTCCCGTGAGTTTGTGAATTGGTACAACAGTCACCCGCATTATGCGAAAGAATCTCGTTTGAATGACTTCGATTGGACTAAAGTTCGGAGGGTGGGGATCATTGGTAATGGTAACGTTTCCCTTGATATTACCAGATTACTATTGACATCTAATATTGACGAAATATGGGGTAACACCGATATCAATCAAAATGCAATAAGGCTATTACAACAGGCTCCAATCGAAGAAGTAAGACTCATTGCAAGAAGAGATTTTCTGCATAGCAAATTCACCAACAAGGAGCTTCGCGAACTGTGGGAACTGGAGAAATATGGCATACGTGGGTATATTGATCCTCAATTCTTCACTCCGTCCGAATGGGATCTCTCCGGCATGGAGCGAAGCATTAAGCGGCGAATTGAAATGTGTGAACAGTACCTCAAGCCTTTCCACGAACGTAAGGGGAAGTCATTCACTAAGTATGCCCCTCCTTCAGAAGGATACTCAAAGAGATGGGTGCTTGATTATTTGAAAACCCCATTAGCGATAAATACCGGTTCTAACGGTTTAATTACTTCATTGTCATTTTGTGAGAACACAATTACAAAAGAAAATAGAGTTATTTCGAACAACAGCAAGGAGTTAAGTTACGAGATAGATCTCCTGATAACATCTCTAGGATACCGTGGGCAACCGCTTCCAGATTACTCGGATCTGGGCATCGATTTCAGTCGCAACCGTGTCGCGTGCAATGCAGGCGGTCAAGTCCTTAACAAGAGTGGAAATGTTATCCCAGGTCTATTTACTAGCGGCTGGATAAGGAAAGGTGGCAATGGTGTCATTATGACCACAATGATGGACTCTTTTAATGTTGGTGATGCTGTCATGAAATATATATCTCAACTGCCGCTGAAACCAAGAACTGCGACTGAAGTCAACCTTACTGGTCTCAACTACACAACATGGGCCACATGGTTAAAGATAGACGCTATAGAAAAAGACAACGCCTCCAATGGTCAGCCACGGCAGAAGCTTCAGACCGTTGAAGAGATGCTAAAAGTTTAG
- the ATP17 gene encoding F1F0 ATP synthase subunit f (Syntenic homolog of Ashbya gossypii ACR203W; Syntenic homolog of Saccharomyces cerevisiae YDR377W (ATP17); 1-intron in Ashbya gossypii): MISKRALSTLIPPKIVSAKNLASSGSAKRIANVVEFYKTLPTGPAPARKPSNLFAKYRTKYFEGDNASAKPLVHVVLLILGIGYTMEYNFHLKHHKEEGAH, translated from the exons ATGATTTCCAAGCGTGCTTTATCCACTTTAATTCCACCAAAAATTGTTTCTGCAAAG AACTTAGCTTCCTCCGGCAGCGCTAAACGTATTGCCAATGTCGTAGAGTTTTACAAGACTCTACCTACAGGACCTGCCCCAGCTCGTAAGCCTTCCAATTTGTTTGCTAAATACAGAACAAAGTATTTTGAGGGTGACAACGCTTCTGCTAAGCCGTTAGTACACGTTGTTCTACTGATCCTAGGTATTGGTTACACTATGGAATACAACTTCCATTTGAAACACCACAAGGAAGAAGGTGCGCACTGA
- the LSM6 gene encoding U4/U6-U5 snRNP complex subunit LSM6 (Syntenic homolog of Ashbya gossypii ACR204C; Syntenic homolog of Saccharomyces cerevisiae YDR378C (LSM6)), whose product MSATTQGATTTSSSAFLANIIGKPVNVKLHSGMLYQGTLESIDGFMNVALIDAVEYYETENSHVIHKYDSDIFLRGTQVMYISEL is encoded by the coding sequence ATGAGTGCCACGACCCAGGGTGCGACTACAACGTCGTCTTCTGCATTTCTCGCGAATATAATTGGAAAACCAGTAAATGTTAAATTGCATTCAGGCATGCTTTACCAAGGTACACTAGAATCTATTGATGGGTTCATGAATGTCGCGTTAATAGATGCGGTTGAATATTATGAGACTGAAAATAGCCATGTAATTCATAAGTATGACTCGGATATATTTCTGAGGGGTACACAGGTTATGTATATTAGTGAGTTGTAA